In Phycisphaerae bacterium RAS2, the DNA window AATGTCTGGGAATGGTGTGAGGACTACATTCACATGAATTACAAGAACGCGCCAGGGGACTCGCGGGCGTGGTTAGAAAGAGTAAGCCGTGAAGAGCGTGTTGTGCGCGGTGGTTGTTTTGAGGCGTTCCTGCCAAATTATCGCTCCGCCAATCGCTTCTACTTCAAGCCGCAATTGCGAATAAGCGGGCTGGGGCTACGCATTGCCTCCTCAGCCAAAGAGGCTCCTTGAATCAGCCGTTTCGTAGGGTGCGCGCGGGTCCGCCAGAGCGTGTCCAGAATGTTAAAGTGCTTCCCTTTCGTCTTCGTAGGACGATCTTAGTCAGCACGTGTGCGAGCAATGCCGACCAGACCAGCCGTTCCAGTCGCGCGGGCGGTGTCGTCTTGCGTCACCGTCAGGTCCGGCAGCGAGGCGATGGCTGCTCGATCCGTCCCCCGGAAGCGCTTCGCGTAGGTGTTCATGGTCAGCGTCGGCGTGGAGTGCCGCGCGAGGTCTTGGGCCGTCTTGAGGTCCGCGCCGCCGGCCACAACCGCCGAGATGAAGTAAACCCGGAAACAGTGGAAGTCCAGCACACGGCCGGCATCGTCGAACGGCTTGAGCGTGGCGGCTCGCTCTCGCGCGTGGCGCTCCTTCGGACTCTCCGCTCGCTCAATCCATGCTGCCCGAGCGCCTTCGAGGTCCTTCCGCAGCATCCGAACAACGTTGCACGGAGCGGGCATCTTGAACGCGCACGCCGTTGGCAACTTCGATGAGAAGAAGTCACGCAGGCCAACGGCTGTGTCGGTCCGCAAGGGTTGGGTGTCCGTCCGGCGGCGCTTTGAATACGAAGCCGAGACAGTGACGGATGGCTCCGCTGCCGCAAGATCAAAGGACTCGACCGTCAGGCTCCTCAACTCACCGCTCCGCAGTCCGGTCTCGGCGGCGATTCGGTAGAGCCAATAGCGCGATTCACCATCGACTCCAAAGCAGGGGGGCGCATTGCGAACGTATTGGAGGAGCATCTGCAGATCATCCGGCTCGAACGAGCGGCGGACGTGCTTCTTGTGCGCAGCGGTGTCGATCAGCACGAGCATGGACAGGGGGTTGCGCGTGGCCCGGTCCGTCCGGACCATCCAGGTGAAGAATCGGCGCAAGGCCGACAAGTAGTGATTCGATGAGGCCGCAGAAAGTCCACCATCCTTGCGAGGCTTGGCGCGCCGACCGGCGAGGTACTCGGCCACCTTCTCCGCATCAACTTTCAGAATGTGCTGGGCCCTGATTCCATCGAGCACCGCCGTAATGCGCTTCTCAATCAGTCGCACATGACCGGGGGTGTCCGGTCCCTTCTGCCGGGGGGAGGCCGAGCCGTTCAATAGGGCGGCCTTGTAGGACTTGAAGTGCTCCATCAAGGATTGCGTGTTCGTGACGTGGCGTGCATCGATCAGCTCCAGATCCGCGAGACGCACCTTCATGTCGTCCGGCAAGCCGCGAATCCATTTCGCCAGCGCGGCATCCGGCTCCAGCCCCGACTCCCGCAACCCTGCCAGATCGGTCAGCCTCTCACCCAGCACCCGCGTGGCCCGCTTGTCGGCGTAGCCTCGAAACTTCCTCTCGCGACCATTGACCATGATCCCGATGTACCACCGCGACGCCAGACGGCGCTGGCCGGTTCGACGGTCGCGGTATCGTGCCTTAAAGAGTCGCATGGCGATGTTCTCCTCGCTGCGAATCTACGGTGCTCGCAACGAAGGCGTCCACTACAAATATGACGACGGTCTATAAACGGGTTTCGAGGCCTTCGGACAGGACTCTCGCCCGCCACTGCCGCAGTTCGGCCGCTCGCTGTGGGACGATGCAGATGTCGGCGAGGTAGGCCAGCCGCGCGGCCCACCGCTCGCGCGTCCAGCCGTCGGGCACGGCATGATCCGGCCTCCGGCCGTCTGGCTCGCTGCAGGCTCGCGTCGCATCATCGTGGACCTCCCGTTCTCGCGTCCGGCCGTCAAATACGCCCGTGTTGTTTCGTTCAGCCAGCGCGGCCAGCAGTTCACCCTTGCACGCCCTCATCCGCGCCAGCAGATCGGCGGTCACGAGGGACTTCGGATGAAACCGAAGCCGGTCACCGTCGGTCTCAAGACGGATCCCCCGGCTGTTCAAGTCGGTAAGCAGTTCATCAACTTGCGCGGTCATACACTCCCCCAATCAGCGGAGTCTGCGTAGTGGGGGTCATCATCAGGACGTGGCACGCGATGGCA includes these proteins:
- a CDS encoding site-specific tyrosine recombinase XerD — its product is MRLFKARYRDRRTGQRRLASRWYIGIMVNGRERKFRGYADKRATRVLGERLTDLAGLRESGLEPDAALAKWIRGLPDDMKVRLADLELIDARHVTNTQSLMEHFKSYKAALLNGSASPRQKGPDTPGHVRLIEKRITAVLDGIRAQHILKVDAEKVAEYLAGRRAKPRKDGGLSAASSNHYLSALRRFFTWMVRTDRATRNPLSMLVLIDTAAHKKHVRRSFEPDDLQMLLQYVRNAPPCFGVDGESRYWLYRIAAETGLRSGELRSLTVESFDLAAAEPSVTVSASYSKRRRTDTQPLRTDTAVGLRDFFSSKLPTACAFKMPAPCNVVRMLRKDLEGARAAWIERAESPKERHARERAATLKPFDDAGRVLDFHCFRVYFISAVVAGGADLKTAQDLARHSTPTLTMNTYAKRFRGTDRAAIASLPDLTVTQDDTARATGTAGLVGIARTRAD